Proteins found in one Patescibacteria group bacterium genomic segment:
- a CDS encoding ferritin: MLNNRIEKELNEQINAEYWSAYFYLSMAAYLENKNLSGIANWMKIQYQEEISHVMKFFNYVNERGGRVLLKPIDAVKTEWKDEIEIFEDTLKHEQKVTGLINNLVDISFEEKDHATYNMLQWFVSEQVEEEANVDRILQQLKMMEGNKHGLLMLDRELQQRTFVDQTIQQ, translated from the coding sequence ATGTTAAATAATAGAATAGAAAAAGAACTAAACGAGCAAATTAATGCTGAGTATTGGTCTGCTTATTTTTATCTTTCAATGGCAGCTTATCTCGAGAATAAAAATCTCTCTGGTATTGCCAATTGGATGAAAATTCAATATCAGGAAGAAATATCGCATGTGATGAAATTTTTCAATTATGTAAATGAACGTGGAGGAAGAGTTTTATTAAAACCAATCGATGCTGTAAAAACTGAATGGAAAGACGAAATTGAAATTTTTGAAGACACTTTGAAGCATGAACAAAAGGTTACCGGATTAATAAATAATCTGGTGGATATTTCTTTCGAAGAAAAAGATCATGCTACATATAATATGTTGCAATGGTTTGTTTCCGAACAAGTTGAAGAAGAAGCTAATGTAGATAGAATATTGCAACAATTAAAAATGATGGAAGGAAATAAACATGGATTATTGATGCTTGACAGAGAATTACAACAAAGAACTTTTGTTGATCAAACAATTCAACAATAA